Proteins from a single region of Apium graveolens cultivar Ventura chromosome 7, ASM990537v1, whole genome shotgun sequence:
- the LOC141675116 gene encoding F-box protein CPR1-like, whose amino-acid sequence MAAIRPNPTLSEDLISEILVRVPVKSLICFQSVCKAWLSLIKHPAFVKSQLRHAITVETDQTLIINRCKGVESECSSEQEIVLLDVDSREIVADLRLPYSRGECNIRIVGSANGIVCFVDAVDFPKHETSIYLWNPAIRQSKLIPSYSDERLMGTWGFGYDPIDHDFKVVSIISPPFMSAHVYSANKNVWQKLSDPVDVRWNRDFDVCVKGFMCGFGTYGMMTFDLNKETLNSGIKLPAIFDDDEARITEFNNSVAVIISRNELDVYKTDWRLDQKIYVWMLDDDTCLSGGGVEASWTPMFSIDLVTPSVVILGYFNKRDLLLLISSDDYVWISCNSDRKEVKAVPLSVDMASHHYTRDGYKYRETLVSLAGFKQVN is encoded by the coding sequence ATGGCAGCAATTAGACCCAATCCGACACTTTCGGAGGATCTAATAAGTGAGATTCTGGTACGCGTGCCGGTGAAATCATTAATCTGTTTCCAGTCGGTGTGCAAGGCCTGGTTATCGCTAATTAAACACCCTGCCTTCGTCAAATCTCAGCTCCGTCACGCAATCACAGTCGAAACTGATCAAACTCTTATCATCAACCGCTGTAAAGGTGTGGAAAGTGAATGTTCTTCAGAACAGGAGATTGTACTCTTAGATGTCGATTCTCGTGAAATCGTGGCTGATCTTAGGCTTCCGTATTCTCGAGGTGAATGTAATATTAGAATTGTTGGTTCTGCTAATGGCATTGTTTGTTTTGTTGATGCTGTTGACTTTCCTAAACACGAAACTAGTATTTATCTTTGGAATCCTGCTATTAGACAATCCAAACTTATTCCATCGTATAGTGATGAGCGTCTTATGGGAACTTGGGGGTTTGGTTATGATCCAATAGATCATGATTTTAAAGTTGTTAGTATTATATCACCGCCTTTTATGTCTGCTCATGTGTATTCGGCTAATAAGAATGTTTGGCAAAAGTTGTCTGATCCGGTTGACGTTCGTTGGAATCGTGATTTTGATGTGTGTGTTAAAGGATTCATGTGCGGTTTTGGAACCTATGGTATGATGACGTTTGATCTGAACAAGGAGACGCTAAATAGCGGTATTAAGCTCCCtgctatttttgatgatgatgaagcTCGTATTACCGAATTTAATAACTCTGTTGCCGTTATTATATCAAGAAATGAGTTGGATGTTTATAAGACTGATTGGAGATTGGATCAAAAGATTTACGTTTGGATGTTGGATGATGATACATGCCTTAGTGGTGGTGGAGTTGAGGCGTCATGGACACCGATGTTTAGTATTGATTTAGTTACGCCATCGGTGGTTATTCTTGGATACTTCAACAAAAGGGATCTTCTACTACTAATATCAAGTGATGATTATGTGTGGATTTCATGTAATTCCGATAGGAAAGAGGTCAAGGCTGTTCCACTTTCAGTTGATATGGCGTCCCATCATTACACTCGTGATGGTTACAAGTACAGAGAGACCCTAGTTTCACTTGCAGGATTTAAACAAGTCAACTAG